The genomic region CCGGGTTCTGCAGGGCCATGAAATTGTTCGAGCCCGGGTCGGTGGCCGTCGAGGAACCGAAGAAGTTGTACAGTTCGATGCCCGGCGAGGTGGTCACCGGGTAGCCACTGACAATCATGTCGTAGTCGCGGTTTTTCAGGCGGTTGACGTATTGCGAGGGATCGATGCGGCGGATGTCCATGCGGATGCCGATCTGCGCCAGGTTGCGCTTGTAGGGCAACAGCAGGCGTTCCATGCCGTTTTGGGCATTGAGGAAGGTGAAGCTCAGCGGCTCGCCCTGGGCATTGACCAACTGGTCACCCTTGGGTTTCCAGCCGGCCTGTTCCAGCAGTGCCAGGGCCTGCAGTTGCTTGTCCCGCAGGTTGCCGCTGGCGTCGGTCTTGGGTGCTTCGAAAACCTGGTTGAAGACTTCGTCGGGAATCTGCCCGCGCAGCGGTTCGAGGATCGCCAACTCGTCCTTGTCCGGCAGTTCGCGAGCGGCCAGCGGGGTGTTGGAGAAGAAGCTCTGCTGGCGCAGGTACATGTTGCGCATCATCTGCCGGTTGCTCCACTCGAAGTCCCAGAGCATGGCCAGGGCCTGGCGCACGCGGCGATCCCGGAACATCGGTTTCTGCAGGTTGAACACGTAGCCTTGGGACGGCTGCGGTGATTCCGGTGCCAGATGGGCTTTCTGCAGGCGGCCGTCGCTCAGCGCCGGGCTGTCATAGCCGATGGAGTAGGCGGTGGCGGAGAATTCGCGGTTGTAGTCGTAGGCGCCGCCACGCAATACCTGGCGGGCCACATCGGTGTCGCCGAAGTATTCGATGCTGAAGCGGTCGAAGTTGTACAGGCCGCGGCTGACCGGCAGGTCCTTGCCCCACCAGTCGGGGTTGCGGGCGAACGTGATGCTGCGCCCGGAGTCGACCTTGCTGACCCGATACGGCCCGCTGCCCAGCGGTGCTTCGTAGCCGCCGCCGTCGGCGAAGTCACGGGTTTTCCACCAATGCTCCGGCAGTACCGGCAGGGTCGCGATATCCAGTGGCAGCGAGCGGTTTTCGGTGTTCTTGAAATCGAAGCGGACCTGGGTCGGTGACTCGACCACCACGTCCTTGATGCCTTCGAACTGCATGCGGTAGCTCAGGCTGCCCTCGGTCATCAGCAGGTTGAAGGTGTAGCGCACGTCCTCGGCGGTGATCGGCGTGTTGTCGGCGAAGCGCGCCTTGGGGTTGAGGAAAAAGCGCAGCGACAGGCCGTCATCGGCGCGCTGCATCTTTTCTGCGACCAGGCCGTAGACCGTATAGGGCTCATCGAGGGAGCGCACCGCCAGCGGTGAATAGATCCAACCGTCGACCTGCGAGACGCCGATGCCTTTGTCGATGTAAGGCAGAACATGGTCGAACTGGCCGATCTCGATCGCCGAACGCTTGAGGCTGCCGCCCTTGGGCGCGTCAGGGTTGGCGTAATCAAAATGGGTGAAGTTGGCCGGGTATTTGGGCGGCTCGCCGTACACCGTCAGGGCGTTTTGCGCGGGAGCGGCGTGAGCGACGCTGGCGAACATGGCCAGGGTGCTGAATGTCAGGGAGAGAACCAGTCGCATCGTCAGCCTTGAGGACGGTGTGAAAGTTGGCTTGTGGCAAGCCTAACGCTGTGGCGAGCGGGCTTGCCCGCGCTCGGCTGCGAAGCAGCCGTGAAGCCGGTTTTCTCGGTGTTTCTTATGTACCGAGGGTCCGGTTTCAGGGCCGCTGCGCGACCCAGCGGGGGCAAGCCCCCTCGCCACAGGCGCTGGCTGCCACAAGGGGCGGTGGTTGCCCCGAAGAGCAACCCTCGTCGGCGGATCAGTCCTGGCGGCTGGTGACTTCCAGCAGGTGGTAGCCGAACTGGGTTTTCACCGGGCCCTGCACGGTATTGACCGGCGCGCTGAAGACCACGGTGTCGAATTCCTTGACCATCTGGCCTGGGCCGAAGGAACCCAGGTTGCCGCCGTCACGGCTGGAAGGGCAGGTGGAGTTGGCCTTGGCGATTTCGGCGAAGTCGGCGCCGCCTTCGATCTGGGTCTTGAGTTCGTTGCATTTGGCTTCAGTGGCAACCAGGATGTGACGGGCAGTGGCTCGTGCCATGGTGGGGTACTCCTTTCAGGAAAATGTTGAGCCTACCGGATTCAGGCGGCTTTTTCCTGGCAAAAGTTCCTCGGTGGCGCTGCGGCAGATAGCCCGTGGCCCTGTACGACTCCAACCCTTGAGTAATCAGACGGGAATCAACCCCGCTTCCTGATAGGTCAGCATCAAATCGTCAAACAGATTGAGGTCTGCCCTTGTCCGCGCTATCAACTGCGCACCTGCGACCGCGGTGTAGATGGCGCGGGCACGACGTTCACAGGCTGGCCCAGCGTCCCAGCCAGCTTCTGCC from Pseudomonas asplenii harbors:
- a CDS encoding extracellular solute-binding protein, producing the protein MRLVLSLTFSTLAMFASVAHAAPAQNALTVYGEPPKYPANFTHFDYANPDAPKGGSLKRSAIEIGQFDHVLPYIDKGIGVSQVDGWIYSPLAVRSLDEPYTVYGLVAEKMQRADDGLSLRFFLNPKARFADNTPITAEDVRYTFNLLMTEGSLSYRMQFEGIKDVVVESPTQVRFDFKNTENRSLPLDIATLPVLPEHWWKTRDFADGGGYEAPLGSGPYRVSKVDSGRSITFARNPDWWGKDLPVSRGLYNFDRFSIEYFGDTDVARQVLRGGAYDYNREFSATAYSIGYDSPALSDGRLQKAHLAPESPQPSQGYVFNLQKPMFRDRRVRQALAMLWDFEWSNRQMMRNMYLRQQSFFSNTPLAARELPDKDELAILEPLRGQIPDEVFNQVFEAPKTDASGNLRDKQLQALALLEQAGWKPKGDQLVNAQGEPLSFTFLNAQNGMERLLLPYKRNLAQIGIRMDIRRIDPSQYVNRLKNRDYDMIVSGYPVTTSPGIELYNFFGSSTATDPGSNNFMALQNPAVDSLINGLVKANTQKQMLSYAHALDRVLQWNYYWIPNYYPPGISTVWWNRFGIPQIQASNDAAIETWWEVSPTPLTNEQMTAELIRRGHDGGHR
- a CDS encoding peptidylprolyl isomerase; this translates as MARATARHILVATEAKCNELKTQIEGGADFAEIAKANSTCPSSRDGGNLGSFGPGQMVKEFDTVVFSAPVNTVQGPVKTQFGYHLLEVTSRQD